In Deltaproteobacteria bacterium, the sequence AGAAGTGGATCTTTCAGGTGTCGTAGGCAATGCCGCAAGCTATGAGGTCCAGCTGGAGGCAGGTGTCAGCCAGGCGGATGCCTTTCTTGCCATGACAGGTTCCGATGAGATCAATCTGATTTCGTCCATCCTGGCGCAAAGCCTGGGCGCGAAAAAGACCATCGCCCGCGTTGTCAACCCCGATTACAGTCCGCCTACCGCCGCTTTCAGGCAGGGCCTGGGCATTGGGGCCCTGATCAATCCCAACCTGGAATCCGCCAAAGAGATCATGCGGATGCTGCGCTACCCTTCCGCGATCAGCGTTGAGAGCTTTTTCAGAGGCAGGGTCCACATTGTGGCTGTACGTGTCCCCGAAGACAGCATCCTGACCGGCATGAGGCTTTTGGACTTCAAGAATCGTTGCGGAGATGACCTGATGGTCTGCGTCATTCGCCGCCAGGGTCAGGTCTTCATCCCCGACGGCAGCAGTGTCATCCTGGCAGGCGATACCATCCATGTAACCGGCAAGGTAGACGCCCTGCAGAGCTTCTATGAACAGACCAATACCAAAGCGCCGAAAATTAAAAACGTTTTGATCACAGGGGGCGGAGCCATCGCCTACTGGCTGTTGGGCCTGATGAACAAGCAAAGATATTCTGTCAAGCTGATCGAACGGGACCGGAACATGGCTGAATTCGTCTACCAGCACTACCCATGGGTGGACGTCATCAGGG encodes:
- the trkA gene encoding Trk system potassium transporter TrkA produces the protein MQIVIAGAGKYGRTIAGELAAEGHDLTIIEKEGEWFEDIMEEVDLSGVVGNAASYEVQLEAGVSQADAFLAMTGSDEINLISSILAQSLGAKKTIARVVNPDYSPPTAAFRQGLGIGALINPNLESAKEIMRMLRYPSAISVESFFRGRVHIVAVRVPEDSILTGMRLLDFKNRCGDDLMVCVIRRQGQVFIPDGSSVILAGDTIHVTGKVDALQSFYEQTNTKAPKIKNVLITGGGAIAYWLLGLMNKQRYSVKLIERDRNMAEFVYQHYPWVDVIRADGTDQRVLEESNIQHYDAFISLTGIDEENVLASWVASHKGVPKTIT